One genomic segment of Salminus brasiliensis chromosome 6, fSalBra1.hap2, whole genome shotgun sequence includes these proteins:
- the mknk2b gene encoding MAP kinase-interacting serine/threonine-protein kinase 2b isoform X2, producing MPSSQPIDIPDAKKRNKKKKRCRATDSFSGRFEDVYKLQDEVLGEGAYAKVQTCISQITQKEYAVKIIEKRPGHSRSRVFREVEMLYQCQGHRNILELVEFFEEEEKFYLVFEKLRGGSVLTHIHKRRHFSEQEASIVVQDIASALDFLHNKGMAHRDLKPENILCEHEHRISPVKICDFDLGSGIKLNSDSSPISTPELLTPCGSAEYMAPEVVEAFNEEATIYDKRCDLWSLGVILYIMLSGYPPFVGRCGSDCGWENGEPCQACQNMLFESIQEGKYEFPEKEWAHISSSAKDLISKLLVRDAKNRLSAAQVLQHPWVRGGAPGSIPSSILLQRNSSAKDLTFFAGQAMAVNRQLAQQDDLDEQQKEEEAPQVVTVGAGSMRLSPPSNSKLAKRRQRSSLLKGAPVSAAELSQLLAPLVMIGDCA from the exons ATGCCATCCAGCCAGCCGATTGACATCCCCGACGCCAAGAAACgaaacaagaagaaaaagaggtgCAGGGCCACGGATAGCTTCTCAGGACGCTTTGAGG ATGTGTATAAGCTGCAGGATGAAGTGTTGGGGGAGGGCGCCTATGCAAAAGTCCAAACCTGCATCAGCCAAATCACCCAGAAGGAATATGCTGTAAAG ATCATAGAGAAGAGACCGGGACACAGCCGAAGCCGTGTATTCAGGGAGGTGGAGATGCTGTATCAGTGCCAGGGCCACAG AAACATTCTGGAGCTCGTGGAGTTTTtcgaggaggaggagaagttCTACCTTGTGTTTGAGAAGCTGAGGGGAG GCTCCGTCTTGACCCACATTCACAAGAGGAGACACTTCAGCGAACAGGAAGCTAGCATTGTGGTGCAGGACATCGCAAGCGCTCTGGACTTTTTGCACAACAAAG GGATGGCCCACAGAGACCTCAAGCCTGAAAACATCTTATGTGAACACGAGCACCGG ATTTCGCCTGTGAAGATTTGTGACTTTGACCTGGGCAGCGGGATCAAGCTGAACAGCGACAGTTCTCCCATCTCCACTCCAGAGCTTCTCACACCG TGCGGTTCGGCCGAATACATGGCGCCCGAGGTGGTGGAGGCTTTCAACGAGGAAGCCACCATCTACGACAAGCGCTGCGACCTGTGGAGCCTGGGGGTCATCCTTTACATCATGCTGAGTGGCTACCCCCCTTTCGTGGGCCGCTGTGGAAGCGACTGTGGCTGGGAGAACGGGGAGCCATGCCAAGCCTGCCAG aacatgctgtttgagAGCATCCAGGAGGGCAAGTACGAGTTTCCCGAGAAGGAGTGGGCTCACATCTCTTCCAGTGCCAAAGACCTCATCTCCAAACTGCTGGTCCGGGACGCAAAGAACCGACTCAGCGCCGCTCAGGTTCTGCAGCACCCGTGGGTCCGAGGG GGTGCTCCTGGCTCAATCCCATCTTCCATCCTGCTTCAGAG GAACAGCAGCGCCAAGGACCTGACGTTCTTCGCCGGGCAGGCGATGGCCGTAAACCGCCAGCTTGCCCAGCAGGACGACCTGGACGAGcagcagaaggaggaggaggctcCTCAG GTGGTGACCGTGGGCGCCGGCTCCATGCGCCTCTCGCCTCCCTCCAACTCCAAACTGGCTAAGCGGCGGCAGAGGAGCAGCCTCCTGAAGGGGGCGCCCGTGTCGGCTGCAGAGCTCAGCCAGCTCCTCGCCCCGCTGGTCATGATCGGGGACTGCGCCTGA
- the mknk2b gene encoding MAP kinase-interacting serine/threonine-protein kinase 2b isoform X1, whose amino-acid sequence MVQNKIAAVTGFHRSFKGQNPFESDEFTKTGSHLLETAFNFDCSTRPDMPSSQPIDIPDAKKRNKKKKRCRATDSFSGRFEDVYKLQDEVLGEGAYAKVQTCISQITQKEYAVKIIEKRPGHSRSRVFREVEMLYQCQGHRNILELVEFFEEEEKFYLVFEKLRGGSVLTHIHKRRHFSEQEASIVVQDIASALDFLHNKGMAHRDLKPENILCEHEHRISPVKICDFDLGSGIKLNSDSSPISTPELLTPCGSAEYMAPEVVEAFNEEATIYDKRCDLWSLGVILYIMLSGYPPFVGRCGSDCGWENGEPCQACQNMLFESIQEGKYEFPEKEWAHISSSAKDLISKLLVRDAKNRLSAAQVLQHPWVRGGAPGSIPSSILLQRNSSAKDLTFFAGQAMAVNRQLAQQDDLDEQQKEEEAPQVVTVGAGSMRLSPPSNSKLAKRRQRSSLLKGAPVSAAELSQLLAPLVMIGDCA is encoded by the exons ATGGTGCAGAACAAGATCGCCGCCGTAACTGGATTCCATCGCTCTTTCAAG GGCCAGAATCCCTTCGAATCAGACGAATTCACCAAAACTGGATCCCACCTACTTGAAACCGCCTTCAATTTTGATTGCTCCACCCGCCCCG ACATGCCATCCAGCCAGCCGATTGACATCCCCGACGCCAAGAAACgaaacaagaagaaaaagaggtgCAGGGCCACGGATAGCTTCTCAGGACGCTTTGAGG ATGTGTATAAGCTGCAGGATGAAGTGTTGGGGGAGGGCGCCTATGCAAAAGTCCAAACCTGCATCAGCCAAATCACCCAGAAGGAATATGCTGTAAAG ATCATAGAGAAGAGACCGGGACACAGCCGAAGCCGTGTATTCAGGGAGGTGGAGATGCTGTATCAGTGCCAGGGCCACAG AAACATTCTGGAGCTCGTGGAGTTTTtcgaggaggaggagaagttCTACCTTGTGTTTGAGAAGCTGAGGGGAG GCTCCGTCTTGACCCACATTCACAAGAGGAGACACTTCAGCGAACAGGAAGCTAGCATTGTGGTGCAGGACATCGCAAGCGCTCTGGACTTTTTGCACAACAAAG GGATGGCCCACAGAGACCTCAAGCCTGAAAACATCTTATGTGAACACGAGCACCGG ATTTCGCCTGTGAAGATTTGTGACTTTGACCTGGGCAGCGGGATCAAGCTGAACAGCGACAGTTCTCCCATCTCCACTCCAGAGCTTCTCACACCG TGCGGTTCGGCCGAATACATGGCGCCCGAGGTGGTGGAGGCTTTCAACGAGGAAGCCACCATCTACGACAAGCGCTGCGACCTGTGGAGCCTGGGGGTCATCCTTTACATCATGCTGAGTGGCTACCCCCCTTTCGTGGGCCGCTGTGGAAGCGACTGTGGCTGGGAGAACGGGGAGCCATGCCAAGCCTGCCAG aacatgctgtttgagAGCATCCAGGAGGGCAAGTACGAGTTTCCCGAGAAGGAGTGGGCTCACATCTCTTCCAGTGCCAAAGACCTCATCTCCAAACTGCTGGTCCGGGACGCAAAGAACCGACTCAGCGCCGCTCAGGTTCTGCAGCACCCGTGGGTCCGAGGG GGTGCTCCTGGCTCAATCCCATCTTCCATCCTGCTTCAGAG GAACAGCAGCGCCAAGGACCTGACGTTCTTCGCCGGGCAGGCGATGGCCGTAAACCGCCAGCTTGCCCAGCAGGACGACCTGGACGAGcagcagaaggaggaggaggctcCTCAG GTGGTGACCGTGGGCGCCGGCTCCATGCGCCTCTCGCCTCCCTCCAACTCCAAACTGGCTAAGCGGCGGCAGAGGAGCAGCCTCCTGAAGGGGGCGCCCGTGTCGGCTGCAGAGCTCAGCCAGCTCCTCGCCCCGCTGGTCATGATCGGGGACTGCGCCTGA
- the mknk2b gene encoding MAP kinase-interacting serine/threonine-protein kinase 2b isoform X3 — translation MVQNKIAAVTGFHRSFKGQNPFESDEFTKTGSHLLETAFNFDCSTRPDMPSSQPIDIPDAKKRNKKKKRCRATDSFSGRFEDVYKLQDEVLGEGAYAKVQTCISQITQKEYAVKIIEKRPGHSRSRVFREVEMLYQCQGHRNILELVEFFEEEEKFYLVFEKLRGGSVLTHIHKRRHFSEQEASIVVQDIASALDFLHNKGMAHRDLKPENILCEHEHRISPVKICDFDLGSGIKLNSDSSPISTPELLTPCGSAEYMAPEVVEAFNEEATIYDKRCDLWSLGVILYIMLSGYPPFVGRCGSDCGWENGEPCQACQNMLFESIQEGKYEFPEKEWAHISSSAKDLISKLLVRDAKNRLSAAQVLQHPWVRGGAPGSIPSSILLQRNSSAKDLTFFAGQAMAVNRQLAQHEQQKEEEAPQVVTVGAGSMRLSPPSNSKLAKRRQRSSLLKGAPVSAAELSQLLAPLVMIGDCA, via the exons ATGGTGCAGAACAAGATCGCCGCCGTAACTGGATTCCATCGCTCTTTCAAG GGCCAGAATCCCTTCGAATCAGACGAATTCACCAAAACTGGATCCCACCTACTTGAAACCGCCTTCAATTTTGATTGCTCCACCCGCCCCG ACATGCCATCCAGCCAGCCGATTGACATCCCCGACGCCAAGAAACgaaacaagaagaaaaagaggtgCAGGGCCACGGATAGCTTCTCAGGACGCTTTGAGG ATGTGTATAAGCTGCAGGATGAAGTGTTGGGGGAGGGCGCCTATGCAAAAGTCCAAACCTGCATCAGCCAAATCACCCAGAAGGAATATGCTGTAAAG ATCATAGAGAAGAGACCGGGACACAGCCGAAGCCGTGTATTCAGGGAGGTGGAGATGCTGTATCAGTGCCAGGGCCACAG AAACATTCTGGAGCTCGTGGAGTTTTtcgaggaggaggagaagttCTACCTTGTGTTTGAGAAGCTGAGGGGAG GCTCCGTCTTGACCCACATTCACAAGAGGAGACACTTCAGCGAACAGGAAGCTAGCATTGTGGTGCAGGACATCGCAAGCGCTCTGGACTTTTTGCACAACAAAG GGATGGCCCACAGAGACCTCAAGCCTGAAAACATCTTATGTGAACACGAGCACCGG ATTTCGCCTGTGAAGATTTGTGACTTTGACCTGGGCAGCGGGATCAAGCTGAACAGCGACAGTTCTCCCATCTCCACTCCAGAGCTTCTCACACCG TGCGGTTCGGCCGAATACATGGCGCCCGAGGTGGTGGAGGCTTTCAACGAGGAAGCCACCATCTACGACAAGCGCTGCGACCTGTGGAGCCTGGGGGTCATCCTTTACATCATGCTGAGTGGCTACCCCCCTTTCGTGGGCCGCTGTGGAAGCGACTGTGGCTGGGAGAACGGGGAGCCATGCCAAGCCTGCCAG aacatgctgtttgagAGCATCCAGGAGGGCAAGTACGAGTTTCCCGAGAAGGAGTGGGCTCACATCTCTTCCAGTGCCAAAGACCTCATCTCCAAACTGCTGGTCCGGGACGCAAAGAACCGACTCAGCGCCGCTCAGGTTCTGCAGCACCCGTGGGTCCGAGGG GGTGCTCCTGGCTCAATCCCATCTTCCATCCTGCTTCAGAG GAACAGCAGCGCCAAGGACCTGACGTTCTTCGCCGGGCAGGCGATGGCCGTAAACCGCCAGCTTGCCCAGC ACGAGcagcagaaggaggaggaggctcCTCAGGTGGTGACCGTGGGCGCCGGCTCCATGCGCCTCTCGCCTCCCTCCAACTCCAAACTGGCTAAGCGGCGGCAGAGGAGCAGCCTCCTGAAGGGGGCGCCCGTGTCGGCTGCAGAGCTCAGCCAGCTCCTCGCCCCGCTGGTCATGATCGGGGACTGCGCCTGA